The proteins below come from a single Sorghum bicolor cultivar BTx623 chromosome 4, Sorghum_bicolor_NCBIv3, whole genome shotgun sequence genomic window:
- the LOC8055423 gene encoding cytochrome P450 724B1, with product MVTTVLLAVFVAAAVLAAVVYRHFVPLLRNPGAPRGSFGWPLVGETIGFLRPHASNTTGDFLHSHITRYGAVFKSHLFGAPTVVSCDEELNQLVLQNEERLFQCSYPGSIRGILGASSLLVVTGERHRRIRGVSLAFVASRGMRPAHLADVDRAARAAIASWRGRCGAVVVFCDEARQFAFGAIVEQVLGLSPEEPLIRRLLEHYSTFMKGLVALPLNIPGTPYARAVEARRKISLTLEEIMDERWKEDGSSRKSSAFLDVLIANSELSHDDKVTFLLDSLLAGYETTSVLLSMLVYFIGQSPQCLQQLKVEHESIRSSKGTDEFLNAEDYRKMEYTQRVINETLRCGNIVKFLHRKALKDVKYKGYVIPAGWKVLPILSSVHLDPALYKNPQEFDPCRWEGQDQASSGKKFAPFGGGLRLCPGSELGKLEAAFFLHHLVLQYRWSLDGEDVPMAHPYVEFSKGLPIKIWRHQQESSDTTIPWFVGQL from the exons ATGGTGACGACTGTGCTGCTGGCTGTCTTTGTAGCCGCCGCCGTCCTCGCCGCGGTGGTGTACCGCCACTTCGTGCCGCTGCTCCGCAACCCCGGCGCCCCAAGGGGCAGCTTCGGCTGGCCCCTCGTCGGTGAGACCATCGGCTTCCTCCGCCCCCACGCCTCCAACACCACCGGCGACTTCTTGCACAGTCACATCACCAG GTACGGCGCGGTGTTCAAGTCGCACCTGTTCGGCGCGCCGACGGTGGTGTCGTGCGACGAGGAGCTCAACCAGTTGGTGCTGCAGAACGAGGAGCGACTGTTCCAGTGCAGCTACCCGGGCTCCATCCGGGGCATCCTGGGCGCGTCCTCCCTGCTGGTGGTCACGGGCGAGCGCCACCGCCGGATCCGCGGCGTGTCGCTGGCATTCGTCGCCTCCAGGGGGATGCGCCCCGCCCACCTCGCCGACGTCGACCGGGCCGCGCGCGCCGCCATCGCGTCCTGGCGCGGCCGCTGCGGCGCCGTCGTTGTCTTCTGCGACGAGGCAAGACAG TTTGCATTCGGCGCGATCGTGGAGCAGGTGCTGGGCTTGTCCCCGGAGGAGCCGCTCATCCGCAGGCTCCTGGAGCACTACTCCACCTTCATGAAAGGGCTCGTCGCTCTCCCTCTCAACATCCCTGGGACACCGTATGCCAGAGCTGTAGAG GCGAGGAGGAAGATATCTCTCACTTTGGAAGAGATTATGGACGAGAGGTGGAAGGAAGATGGGTCATCCAGGAAGTCATCCGCTTTCCTAGACGTGCTCATCGCAAATAGCGAGCTGTCCCACGATGACAAGGTCACCTTCCTGCTGGACTCGCTTTTAGCAGGCTATGAGACCACCTCCGTCTTGCTGTCCATGCTCGTGTATTTCATCGGGCAATCTCCCCAGTGTTTGCAGCAACTCAAG GTTGAGCATGAGAGCATAAGGTCCAGCAAGGGGACAGATGAGTTCTTGAACGCTGAAGACTACAGGAAGATGGAATATACCCAACGT GTTATCAACGAGACGTTAAGATGCGGTAACATTGTCAAGTTTCTGCACCGGAAGGCCCTCAAGGATGTCAAATATAAAG GGTATGTGATCCCAGCTGGCTGGAAAGTGCTGCCAATTTTGAGCTCCGTTCATTTGGACCCTGCTCTCTACAAGAACCCTCAAGAGTTCGATCCTTGCAGATGGGAG GGGCAGGACCAGGCGTCGTCAGGCAAGAAGTTTGCGCCGTTCGGCGGCGGGCTCCGGCTGTGCCCCGGATCGGAGCTGGGCAAACTGGAGGCTGCCTTCTTCCTGCACCACCTCGTGCTCCAGTACAGGTGGAGCTTGGACGGCGAGGACGTCCCGATGGCGCACCCGTACGTGGAGTTCAGCAAGGGCCTGCCCATCAAGATATGGCGCCACCAGCAGGAGTCGTCTGATACGACGATCCCTTGGTTCGTCGGGCAGCTGTAG